Proteins found in one Anopheles aquasalis chromosome 3, idAnoAquaMG_Q_19, whole genome shotgun sequence genomic segment:
- the LOC126578605 gene encoding patronin isoform X5, translating into MDAQQQQQPASRSAYDMETQESRFAKQKASVKWLLSKAYNNRVPEILKDPFYRDHDGQDHLKPQIVVGLGNASIYCQVLSNIYSDPNYQSLNHWSILQTLSRKGVPVNESPDQPLTETVLIQTNPLRINAHMAVIESLMVLYAKEVASSGRICSALERISGRSSVSAPGVQHHEPALLSWISHVIGALKKRIDYEVAANGGSGAVDEYGQRHQSPDVPPVRDFRELCDGVCLAYLISYYCPKLVPWHSVKFNHVPTIEDSIHNILIVSNFSERSLPYSVFHMSPEDITYMRGSMKPNLVVLLADLFNLFEIHPAKCVCYPGMEQQPTDTAGAGATNEHGIAHRRGFANQPTIAAIPDLRPGLDSPPGSSGGSGTSSGGGGGNGSANGNRAPFQVNRSPSASTLRKHISSRETPEQHQPHQLYQQQQPQLQQHHHQYQQQQQSSSPYQADPDEGFVVHRSKGVPTLSSMHEPLVPARIRQAKEKTNNDSKAEERGDSIPAGRPSNWEESRKPSFSGRRSRRNSFSDDSQLTIENFGGSQDQLNTVGRFERERKISNTSLTSIEQVVPTRSSLADARGSIQFGYDTDSGNEKQDRDTEKLPGGSSGSGTLRRHNSTTLHSTSGPSDSFARASSSSVERDAVDGDGGSSSMASVSGMAAAAAAVQADVELTPRRKTSFAALPNNTTTWQQQAISVQKMDDVDDNQPMEDASKISTIKLKLEEKRRLIEQEKRRIESAWSKQLQTVGKQAFLQAINKSKSGSNVPGEAESTSKESNDGATVVEDDDVVVEKAERPCSLKDLDDHSSSKYEQKWSAQIIEPKKTPDLENMDLEQYQADIQRLTHQQNQIQAQTLQAQQLLHAQQIANLLNQQYGSQQSIPASTYRPMNTQLFGSSPHLPQQQSSPINYGMRPPSRDPYHSPHTMQYVNDQGQYIQQNQQMQQQQNYGPSHHQLPHHPSNGSHLVYSREQSQTQLITGDQNGHYRTLNKESHQYSSNPYLNMEHHHAQQQQQFYHQDTNHYRDPYHQQQQPQQQQQQQQPEVQSTHGGQFFLHDNSSTPPQPTQRRTWAQSAVAAGVGAGGSPIIAGLASNSMVDVNAWNHGPKAGGGMGGYNKSPAPSGGFSLHHNGDGDSGYGGGRVGSGGSGGSQQSFQNLFEVHHPHHMGQSAASPQHSKVRNQISQMMISNGNSPSSGGPMHGGNGSGGGVAHDYRDNRSMPLSPPIDDMAPQSISFIGDEDTGDVEINTSKSGGAVNDSFGLRQQQQQLDALYGGMKGTAGHRNSVGGATAQDLDKHLSKLNITSGNRTYRIPSPTRPSLNSNSFHDPQEDVNEKGFYISFDNEQPKRPKPPLRTKRSPKKDKPLAGGEPTESEKRRDSLINDKPSTRVETNATNFGTFSVKTANSFSSNFNEEHNAAHVRKSIIADSSGASPFEPVVHKMNVVGSSSAGPPQQTTMMMHQMMDGGGDRRHMLEDSIIMNNNNNNGHYSSHNNSSDGYSSESDRKAKIVIDVATDQTSVDEMERKKEKIMLLSLQRRQQAEEAKARKEIEAMQRREKEREKEEERARKKEEQFARRQAILEAHKIKKAIEEAEREGKTIDRELQIKHQQYQQQLHQTAHSSTPTPAAKMRTQKLSRPRPKTIHVESGSVDLSEASSLSSRGKKGSNSNLTGLGMHSASNTIRRDYYRGSQDSLAIRESPDEYPSSSSTPIGRRGSYKTGREPATIERGRTLSRISLAKGANFRGRKSNSLMNLCDSDSGLGRATPPRRAPSPGMGPSSRHLPSPSGPGSLPPGLITKRRGFDDGSSDISSNASSMMDYSAGPRLYKQPATKSNRGIILNAVEYCVFPGAVNRDAKQKVLEKIARSEAKHFLVLFRDAGCQFRALYGYWPENEQIIKLYGTGPSQVDDVMFDKFFKYNSGAKCFTQVHTKHLTVTIDAFTIHNSLWQGKKANLPSKKDMALVI; encoded by the exons GCCAAACAGAAAGCGTCCGTCAAGTGGCTGCTATCGAAAGCGTATAACAATCGTGTGCCAGAGATACTGAAGGATCCGTTCTACCGGGATCACGATGGGCAGGATCACCTGAAGCCGCAGATCGTGGTCGGGCTCGGTAACGCATCGATCTACTGTCAGGTGCTGAGTAACATCTACTCGGACCCGAACTATCAGAGCCTGAACCACTGGTCGATCCTGCAGACACTCTCCCGGAAGGGGGTCCCGGTGAACGAGTCACCGGATCAGCCACTCACCGAGACGGTGCTGATACAGACGAATCCTCTTAGAATT AATGCACATATGGCTGTGATAGAGTCGCTGATGGTGTTGTACGCTAAGGAGGTGGCTTCCAGTGGAAGAATTTGCAGTGCTTTAGAAAG AATATCGGGCCGAAGCAGTGTCTCGGCGCCGGGCGTTCAGCATCATGAACCGGCCTTACTGAGTTGGATTTCGCATGTGATCGGTGCGCTGAAGAAGCGCATCGACTACGAGGTggcggccaacggtggcagtggagcTGTAGATGAATAC GGTCAACGGCATCAAAGTCCGGACGTTCCACCTGTACGGGATTTTCGTGAACTGTGCGACGGTGTTTGTTTGGCTTATCTAATCTCATACTACTGTCCCAAACTAGTTCCTTGGCATAGCGTTAAATTCAACCACGTACCAACCATTGAG GATTCTATTCACAATATCTTGATAGTTAGTAACTTTTCCGAGCGAAGTTTGCCATACAGTGTGTTTCACATGTCACCCGAGGACATCACCTACATGCGAGG TTCAATGAAACCGAATCTGgtcgtgctgctggctgatTTGTTCAATCTTTTCGAAATCCATCCGGCCAAATGTGTCTGCTATCCGGGCatggagcagcagcccacAG ACACAGCCGGAGCGGGCGCTACTAACGAACACGGCATTGCCCATCGCAGGGGTTTCGCGAATCAACCGACTATCGCGGCCATTCCCGATTTGCGTCCCGGGCTCGATTCGCCGCCGGGCAgcagtggcggcagcggcaccagcagtggtggtggtggcggcaatggTAGTGCCAATGGCAATCGAGCGCCATTTCAAG TCAATCGGTCACCATCGGCCAGCACACTCAGGAAGCATATTTCGAGTCGGGAAACGCCGGAGCAACATCAGCCGCATCAgctgtaccagcagcagcagccacagctgcagcaacaccaccaccagtatcaacagcaacaacaatcatcatcaccctaTCAAGCGGATCCTGATGAAG GATTCGTGGTGCACAGAAGTAAAGGAGTGCCAACGTTATCATCGATGCATGAGCCACTGGTACCGGCCAGGATAAGGCAAGCGAAGGAGAAAACCAACAACGATTCCAAAGCGGAAGAACGAG GTGATAGCATCCCCGCTGGTCGGCCGAGCAACTGGGAAGAATCGCGCAAACCCAGCTTCTCAG GGCGACGGTCTCGCAGGAATTCCTTCAGCGATGATTCTCAGCTAACGATCGAGAACTTTGGTGGATCACAAGATCAACTCAATACGGTTGGACGGTTTGAACGAGAGCGCAAGATCTCCAATACGAGCCTGACGTCGATCGAACAGGTCGTTCCGACGCGATCCTCCCTTGCCGATGCCCGCGGATCGATTCAGTTCGGGTACGATACGGATTCGGGCAATGAGAAGCAGGATCGTGATACGGAGAAGCTTCCGGGAGGAAGCAGTGGTAGCGGCACGTTGCGTCGTCACAACAGTACCACCCTACATTCCACCAGTGGGCCAAGCGACAGTTTTGCTCGAGCCAGTAGCAGCTCCGTCGAACgggatgctgttgatggtgatggcggtagCTCTTCGATGGCCAGCGTAAGCGGGATGGCcgcggcagctgctgcggtTCAGGCGGATGTGGAACTAACGCCCCGTCGCAAAACCTCTTTCGCTGCCCTaccaaacaacaccaccacctggcaGCAACAAGCCATCAGCGTCCAGAAAATGGATGATGTTG ATGACAATCAGCCAATGGAAGATGCGTCCAAAATATCCACCATCAAGTTAAAGCTGGAGGAAAAGCGGCGTCTTATAGAGCAGGAAAAGCGTCGCATTGAATCGGCTTGGTCGAAGCAGTTGCAAACGGTTGGCAAACAGGCTTTCTTACAGGCTATTAACAAG AGCAAAAGCGGCAGCAATGTGCCGGGTGAGGCGGAATCCACCTCGAAAGAATCGAATGACGGGGCTACGGTAgtagaggatgatgatgttgtagTAGAAAAGGCGGAACGGCCCTGCTCGCTCAAG GATTTGGATGatcatagcagcagcaagtatgAGCAGAAGTGGAGTGCACAAATAATCGAACCGAAGAAGACTCCCGATTTGGAGAACATGGACCTGGAGCAGTATCAA GCGGACATACAGCGTCTTACCCATCAGCAGAATCAAATTCAAGCTCAAACGCTGCAGGCCCAGCAGTTACTGCATGCGCAGCAGATAGCCAATCTGCTCAATCAG CAATATGGTTCCCAGCAGAGCATCCCGGCATCGACGTATCGTCCGATGAACACCCAGCTGTTCGGCTCTAGTCCTCATCTACCGCAACAGCAATCGTCGCCGATCAACTACGGTATGCGGCCACCTAGTCGTGATCCCTACCATTCACCGCACACGATGCAATATGTGAACGATCAGGGACAGTACATtcagcagaaccagcagatgcagcaacagcaaaactaCGGTCCGAGCCATCATCAACTACCGCATCATCCCAGTAACGGTAGCCATCTGGTCTATAGCCGTGAACAGAGCCAAACCCAGCTGATTACGGGCGATCAAAATGGACATTATCGTACGCTGAACAAGGAAAGCCACCAATACTCATCGAATCCCTACCTGAATATGGAACACCAccacgcacagcagcagcagcagttctaTCACCAGGACACGAATCACTACCGGGATCcgtatcaccagcagcaacaaccgcaacaacaacaacaacaacaacaaccggaagTACAGTCAACTCACGGTGGACAGTTCTTTCTGCACGACAACAGTTCTACACCGCCGCAGCCGACGCAACGTCGTACCTGGGCACAGTCGGCAGTGGCggccggtgttggtgctggtggatcaCCGATAATAGCTGGCCTGGCGTCCAACAGTATGGTGGATGTAAATGCCTGGAATCATGGTCCAaaagctggtggtggaatgggagGATATAACAAGTCACCCGCTCCAAGTGGTGGGTTCTCGCTGCATCACAACGGCGATGGTGATAGTGGGTACGGTGGCGGTCGTGTAGgaagtggtggcagtggtggtagtCAGCAGTCATTCCAAAACCTGTTCGAGGtacatcatccgcatcatatGGGTCAGTCGGCGGCTAGTCCGCAGCACAGCAAGGTGCGCAATCAAATCTCCCAAATGATgatcagcaacggcaacagtcCGTCCAGTGGGGGACCGATGCACGGTGGtaatggtagtggtggaggtGTAGCACACGACTACCGTGACAACCGCAGTATGCCGCTGTCGCCACCCATCGATGATATGGCACCGCAGAGCATTTCCTTCATCGGTGACGAGGATACGGGTGACGTCGAGATCAACACTTCGAAGAGCGGCGGAGCGGTGAACGATAGTTTCGGcttacggcagcagcaacaacagctcgaTGCACTGTACGGTGGCATGAAGGGAACGGCTGGCCATCGCAACAGTGTCGGTGGTGCAACGGCACAGGATCTTGACAAGCATCTCAGCAAACTGAACATAACTAGTGGCAACCGTACTTATAGAATACCGTCGCCTACGCGACCGAGTCTCAATTCGAACAGTTTCCAT GACCCACAGGAGGATGTTAATGAGAAAGGGTTCTATATCTCTTTCGACAATGAGCAACCGAAAAGACCGAAGCCACCGTTGCGGACGAAACGGTCGCCAAAGAAGGATAAACCGCTGGCCGGCGGTGAGCCAACGGAAAGTGAGAAGCGCCGGGACAGCCTGATAAATGATAAGCCATCGACGAGAG TAGAAACCAATGCCACCAATTTCGGAACGTTCAGTGTCAAGACGGCGAACAGTTTTTCGAGCAACTTTAACGAGGAGCACAACGCGGCGCACGTGCGGAAGAGCATCATCGCGGACAGCAGTGGCGCTTCACCCTTCGAACCGGTCGTGCACAAGATGAATGTCGTTGGTAGCTCATCGGCAGGGCCGCCTCAGcagaccacgatgatgatgcatcagatgatggatggtggcggtgatcgGCGTCATATGCTGGAGGATAGTATCAtaatgaacaacaacaacaacaatggccactACAGCagtcacaacaacagcagtgaTGGGTACAGCAGTGAATCGGATCGAAAGGCAAAGATTGTGATCGACGTTGCGACCGATCAG ACTTCCGTCGATGAAATGGAGCGCAAGAAGGAGAAAATTATGCTCCTTTCGCTACAGCGACGACAGCAGGCCGAGGAAGCGAAGGCACGGAAAGAGATCGAAGCAATGCAGCGGCGGGAAAAGGAgcgcgagaaggaggaagaaagggCGCGCAAGAAGGAAGAACAGTTTGCCCGCCGGCAAGCCATCCTGGAAGCGCATAAAATTAAGAAAGCTATCGAGGAAGCGGAGAGAGAA GGAAAGACAATCGATCGTGAGCTACAGAtcaagcaccagcagtatcagcagcagctgcatcaaACGGCACACTCATCGACGCCCACACCGGCGGCCAAAATGCGAACGCAGAAGCTGAGCCGACCGCGACCGAAAACGATTCACGTCGAGTCCGGTTCGGTCGATCTTAGCGAAGCGTCGAGTCTGAGTAGCCGAGGAAAGAAGGGATCTAACTCGAATCTAACCG GTCTCGGAATGCACAGTGCCTCGAACACGATCCGCCGAGACTACTATAGAGGATCACAGGATTCGCTGGCAATCAGAG AATCACCGGACGAGTATCCTAGCAGTAGCTCAACGCCCATCGGTCGCCGTGGATCCTACAAAACCGGAAGAG AACCGGCCACAATCGAACGGGGTCGTACACTGTCGCGTATCTCCCTAGCGAAAGGTGCCAATTTCCGGGGACGTAAATCGAATTCCCTGATGAACCTCTGCG ACTCTGACTCCGGACTGGGGCGAGCCACGCCGCCGCGGCGAGCACCGTCGCCCGGGATGGGCCCGTCAAGCCGTCACCTGCCTTCACCGTCCGGACCGGGCTCGTTGCCGCCCGGTTTGATCACGAAACGCCGCGGTTTTGACGACGGTTCCAGCGACATTTCGTCCAATGCCAGCTCCATGATGGATTATAGTG CAGGACCGAGACTGTACAAACAGCCAGCAACGAAGTCGAACCGGGGCATCATACTGAATGCCGTCGAATACTGTGTCTTCCCGGGTGCGGTGAACCGCGATGCCAAGCAGAAGGTACTGGAAAAGATTGCCCGCTCGGAAGCGAAGCACTTCCTGGTGTTGTTCCGCGATGCGGGATGCCAGTTTCGGGCCCTGTACGGCTACTGGCCGGAAAACGAGCAGATCATCAAGCTGTACGGTACCGGACCGAGCCAGGTCGATGATGTGATGTTCGACAAGTTCTTCAA ATACAACTCGGGTGCGAAATGTTTCACCCAAGTGCACACCAAACACCTCACCGTCACGATCGATGCGTTCACGATACACAACTCGCTGTGGCAGGGCAAGAAGGCCAATCTGCCGAGCAAAAAGGATATGGCGCTGGTGATTTGA
- the LOC126578605 gene encoding patronin isoform X20, with the protein MDAQQQQQPASRSAYDMETQESRFAKQKASVKWLLSKAYNNRVPEILKDPFYRDHDGQDHLKPQIVVGLGNASIYCQVLSNIYSDPNYQSLNHWSILQTLSRKGVPVNESPDQPLTETVLIQTNPLRINAHMAVIESLMVLYAKEVASSGRICSALERISGRSSVSAPGVQHHEPALLSWISHVIGALKKRIDYEVAANGGSGAVDEYGQRHQSPDVPPVRDFRELCDGVCLAYLISYYCPKLVPWHSVKFNHVPTIEDSIHNILIVSNFSERSLPYSVFHMSPEDITYMRGSMKPNLVVLLADLFNLFEIHPAKCVCYPGMEQQPTDTAGAGATNEHGIAHRRGFANQPTIAAIPDLRPGLDSPPGSSGGSGTSSGGGGGNGSANGNRAPFQVNRSPSASTLRKHISSRETPEQHQPHQLYQQQQPQLQQHHHQYQQQQQSSSPYQADPDEGFVVHRSKGVPTLSSMHEPLVPARIRQAKEKTNNDSKAEERGDSIPAGRPSNWEESRKPSFSGRRSRRNSFSDDSQLTIENFGGSQDQLNTVGRFERERKISNTSLTSIEQVVPTRSSLADARGSIQFGYDTDSGNEKQDRDTEKLPGGSSGSGTLRRHNSTTLHSTSGPSDSFARASSSSVERDAVDGDGGSSSMASVSGMAAAAAAVQADVELTPRRKTSFAALPNNTTTWQQQAISVQKMDDVDDNQPMEDASKISTIKLKLEEKRRLIEQEKRRIESAWSKQLQTVGKQAFLQAINKSKSGSNVPGEAESTSKESNDGATVVEDDDVVVEKAERPCSLKDLDDHSSSKYEQKWSAQIIEPKKTPDLENMDLEQYQQSISKMNNNLHDIQADIQRLTHQQNQIQAQTLQAQQLLHAQQIANLLNQQYGSQQSIPASTYRPMNTQLFGSSPHLPQQQSSPINYGMRPPSRDPYHSPHTMQYVNDQGQYIQQNQQMQQQQNYGPSHHQLPHHPSNGSHLVYSREQSQTQLITGDQNGHYRTLNKESHQYSSNPYLNMEHHHAQQQQQFYHQDTNHYRDPYHQQQQPQQQQQQQQPEVQSTHGGQFFLHDNSSTPPQPTQRRTWAQSAVAAGVGAGGSPIIAGLASNSMVDVNAWNHGPKAGGGMGGYNKSPAPSGGFSLHHNGDGDSGYGGGRVGSGGSGGSQQSFQNLFEVHHPHHMGQSAASPQHSKVRNQISQMMISNGNSPSSGGPMHGGNGSGGGVAHDYRDNRSMPLSPPIDDMAPQSISFIGDEDTGDVEINTSKSGGAVNDSFGLRQQQQQLDALYGGMKGTAGHRNSVGGATAQDLDKHLSKLNITSGNRTYRIPSPTRPSLNSNSFHDPQEDVNEKGFYISFDNEQPKRPKPPLRTKRSPKKDKPLAGGEPTESEKRRDSLINDKPSTRVETNATNFGTFSVKTANSFSSNFNEEHNAAHVRKSIIADSSGASPFEPVVHKMNVVGSSSAGPPQQTTMMMHQMMDGGGDRRHMLEDSIIMNNNNNNGHYSSHNNSSDGYSSESDRKAKIVIDVATDQTSVDEMERKKEKIMLLSLQRRQQAEEAKARKEIEAMQRREKEREKEEERARKKEEQFARRQAILEAHKIKKAIEEAEREGKTIDRELQIKHQQYQQQLHQTAHSSTPTPAAKMRTQKLSRPRPKTIHVESGSVDLSEASSLSSRGKKGSNSNLTGLGMHSASNTIRRDYYRGSQDSLAIRAGPRLYKQPATKSNRGIILNAVEYCVFPGAVNRDAKQKVLEKIARSEAKHFLVLFRDAGCQFRALYGYWPENEQIIKLYGTGPSQVDDVMFDKFFKYNSGAKCFTQVHTKHLTVTIDAFTIHNSLWQGKKANLPSKKDMALVI; encoded by the exons GCCAAACAGAAAGCGTCCGTCAAGTGGCTGCTATCGAAAGCGTATAACAATCGTGTGCCAGAGATACTGAAGGATCCGTTCTACCGGGATCACGATGGGCAGGATCACCTGAAGCCGCAGATCGTGGTCGGGCTCGGTAACGCATCGATCTACTGTCAGGTGCTGAGTAACATCTACTCGGACCCGAACTATCAGAGCCTGAACCACTGGTCGATCCTGCAGACACTCTCCCGGAAGGGGGTCCCGGTGAACGAGTCACCGGATCAGCCACTCACCGAGACGGTGCTGATACAGACGAATCCTCTTAGAATT AATGCACATATGGCTGTGATAGAGTCGCTGATGGTGTTGTACGCTAAGGAGGTGGCTTCCAGTGGAAGAATTTGCAGTGCTTTAGAAAG AATATCGGGCCGAAGCAGTGTCTCGGCGCCGGGCGTTCAGCATCATGAACCGGCCTTACTGAGTTGGATTTCGCATGTGATCGGTGCGCTGAAGAAGCGCATCGACTACGAGGTggcggccaacggtggcagtggagcTGTAGATGAATAC GGTCAACGGCATCAAAGTCCGGACGTTCCACCTGTACGGGATTTTCGTGAACTGTGCGACGGTGTTTGTTTGGCTTATCTAATCTCATACTACTGTCCCAAACTAGTTCCTTGGCATAGCGTTAAATTCAACCACGTACCAACCATTGAG GATTCTATTCACAATATCTTGATAGTTAGTAACTTTTCCGAGCGAAGTTTGCCATACAGTGTGTTTCACATGTCACCCGAGGACATCACCTACATGCGAGG TTCAATGAAACCGAATCTGgtcgtgctgctggctgatTTGTTCAATCTTTTCGAAATCCATCCGGCCAAATGTGTCTGCTATCCGGGCatggagcagcagcccacAG ACACAGCCGGAGCGGGCGCTACTAACGAACACGGCATTGCCCATCGCAGGGGTTTCGCGAATCAACCGACTATCGCGGCCATTCCCGATTTGCGTCCCGGGCTCGATTCGCCGCCGGGCAgcagtggcggcagcggcaccagcagtggtggtggtggcggcaatggTAGTGCCAATGGCAATCGAGCGCCATTTCAAG TCAATCGGTCACCATCGGCCAGCACACTCAGGAAGCATATTTCGAGTCGGGAAACGCCGGAGCAACATCAGCCGCATCAgctgtaccagcagcagcagccacagctgcagcaacaccaccaccagtatcaacagcaacaacaatcatcatcaccctaTCAAGCGGATCCTGATGAAG GATTCGTGGTGCACAGAAGTAAAGGAGTGCCAACGTTATCATCGATGCATGAGCCACTGGTACCGGCCAGGATAAGGCAAGCGAAGGAGAAAACCAACAACGATTCCAAAGCGGAAGAACGAG GTGATAGCATCCCCGCTGGTCGGCCGAGCAACTGGGAAGAATCGCGCAAACCCAGCTTCTCAG GGCGACGGTCTCGCAGGAATTCCTTCAGCGATGATTCTCAGCTAACGATCGAGAACTTTGGTGGATCACAAGATCAACTCAATACGGTTGGACGGTTTGAACGAGAGCGCAAGATCTCCAATACGAGCCTGACGTCGATCGAACAGGTCGTTCCGACGCGATCCTCCCTTGCCGATGCCCGCGGATCGATTCAGTTCGGGTACGATACGGATTCGGGCAATGAGAAGCAGGATCGTGATACGGAGAAGCTTCCGGGAGGAAGCAGTGGTAGCGGCACGTTGCGTCGTCACAACAGTACCACCCTACATTCCACCAGTGGGCCAAGCGACAGTTTTGCTCGAGCCAGTAGCAGCTCCGTCGAACgggatgctgttgatggtgatggcggtagCTCTTCGATGGCCAGCGTAAGCGGGATGGCcgcggcagctgctgcggtTCAGGCGGATGTGGAACTAACGCCCCGTCGCAAAACCTCTTTCGCTGCCCTaccaaacaacaccaccacctggcaGCAACAAGCCATCAGCGTCCAGAAAATGGATGATGTTG ATGACAATCAGCCAATGGAAGATGCGTCCAAAATATCCACCATCAAGTTAAAGCTGGAGGAAAAGCGGCGTCTTATAGAGCAGGAAAAGCGTCGCATTGAATCGGCTTGGTCGAAGCAGTTGCAAACGGTTGGCAAACAGGCTTTCTTACAGGCTATTAACAAG AGCAAAAGCGGCAGCAATGTGCCGGGTGAGGCGGAATCCACCTCGAAAGAATCGAATGACGGGGCTACGGTAgtagaggatgatgatgttgtagTAGAAAAGGCGGAACGGCCCTGCTCGCTCAAG GATTTGGATGatcatagcagcagcaagtatgAGCAGAAGTGGAGTGCACAAATAATCGAACCGAAGAAGACTCCCGATTTGGAGAACATGGACCTGGAGCAGTATCAA CAAAGCATTTCGAAAATGAACAACAATTTGCACGATATTCAGGCGGACATACAGCGTCTTACCCATCAGCAGAATCAAATTCAAGCTCAAACGCTGCAGGCCCAGCAGTTACTGCATGCGCAGCAGATAGCCAATCTGCTCAATCAG CAATATGGTTCCCAGCAGAGCATCCCGGCATCGACGTATCGTCCGATGAACACCCAGCTGTTCGGCTCTAGTCCTCATCTACCGCAACAGCAATCGTCGCCGATCAACTACGGTATGCGGCCACCTAGTCGTGATCCCTACCATTCACCGCACACGATGCAATATGTGAACGATCAGGGACAGTACATtcagcagaaccagcagatgcagcaacagcaaaactaCGGTCCGAGCCATCATCAACTACCGCATCATCCCAGTAACGGTAGCCATCTGGTCTATAGCCGTGAACAGAGCCAAACCCAGCTGATTACGGGCGATCAAAATGGACATTATCGTACGCTGAACAAGGAAAGCCACCAATACTCATCGAATCCCTACCTGAATATGGAACACCAccacgcacagcagcagcagcagttctaTCACCAGGACACGAATCACTACCGGGATCcgtatcaccagcagcaacaaccgcaacaacaacaacaacaacaacaaccggaagTACAGTCAACTCACGGTGGACAGTTCTTTCTGCACGACAACAGTTCTACACCGCCGCAGCCGACGCAACGTCGTACCTGGGCACAGTCGGCAGTGGCggccggtgttggtgctggtggatcaCCGATAATAGCTGGCCTGGCGTCCAACAGTATGGTGGATGTAAATGCCTGGAATCATGGTCCAaaagctggtggtggaatgggagGATATAACAAGTCACCCGCTCCAAGTGGTGGGTTCTCGCTGCATCACAACGGCGATGGTGATAGTGGGTACGGTGGCGGTCGTGTAGgaagtggtggcagtggtggtagtCAGCAGTCATTCCAAAACCTGTTCGAGGtacatcatccgcatcatatGGGTCAGTCGGCGGCTAGTCCGCAGCACAGCAAGGTGCGCAATCAAATCTCCCAAATGATgatcagcaacggcaacagtcCGTCCAGTGGGGGACCGATGCACGGTGGtaatggtagtggtggaggtGTAGCACACGACTACCGTGACAACCGCAGTATGCCGCTGTCGCCACCCATCGATGATATGGCACCGCAGAGCATTTCCTTCATCGGTGACGAGGATACGGGTGACGTCGAGATCAACACTTCGAAGAGCGGCGGAGCGGTGAACGATAGTTTCGGcttacggcagcagcaacaacagctcgaTGCACTGTACGGTGGCATGAAGGGAACGGCTGGCCATCGCAACAGTGTCGGTGGTGCAACGGCACAGGATCTTGACAAGCATCTCAGCAAACTGAACATAACTAGTGGCAACCGTACTTATAGAATACCGTCGCCTACGCGACCGAGTCTCAATTCGAACAGTTTCCAT GACCCACAGGAGGATGTTAATGAGAAAGGGTTCTATATCTCTTTCGACAATGAGCAACCGAAAAGACCGAAGCCACCGTTGCGGACGAAACGGTCGCCAAAGAAGGATAAACCGCTGGCCGGCGGTGAGCCAACGGAAAGTGAGAAGCGCCGGGACAGCCTGATAAATGATAAGCCATCGACGAGAG TAGAAACCAATGCCACCAATTTCGGAACGTTCAGTGTCAAGACGGCGAACAGTTTTTCGAGCAACTTTAACGAGGAGCACAACGCGGCGCACGTGCGGAAGAGCATCATCGCGGACAGCAGTGGCGCTTCACCCTTCGAACCGGTCGTGCACAAGATGAATGTCGTTGGTAGCTCATCGGCAGGGCCGCCTCAGcagaccacgatgatgatgcatcagatgatggatggtggcggtgatcgGCGTCATATGCTGGAGGATAGTATCAtaatgaacaacaacaacaacaatggccactACAGCagtcacaacaacagcagtgaTGGGTACAGCAGTGAATCGGATCGAAAGGCAAAGATTGTGATCGACGTTGCGACCGATCAG ACTTCCGTCGATGAAATGGAGCGCAAGAAGGAGAAAATTATGCTCCTTTCGCTACAGCGACGACAGCAGGCCGAGGAAGCGAAGGCACGGAAAGAGATCGAAGCAATGCAGCGGCGGGAAAAGGAgcgcgagaaggaggaagaaagggCGCGCAAGAAGGAAGAACAGTTTGCCCGCCGGCAAGCCATCCTGGAAGCGCATAAAATTAAGAAAGCTATCGAGGAAGCGGAGAGAGAA GGAAAGACAATCGATCGTGAGCTACAGAtcaagcaccagcagtatcagcagcagctgcatcaaACGGCACACTCATCGACGCCCACACCGGCGGCCAAAATGCGAACGCAGAAGCTGAGCCGACCGCGACCGAAAACGATTCACGTCGAGTCCGGTTCGGTCGATCTTAGCGAAGCGTCGAGTCTGAGTAGCCGAGGAAAGAAGGGATCTAACTCGAATCTAACCG GTCTCGGAATGCACAGTGCCTCGAACACGATCCGCCGAGACTACTATAGAGGATCACAGGATTCGCTGGCAATCAGAG CAGGACCGAGACTGTACAAACAGCCAGCAACGAAGTCGAACCGGGGCATCATACTGAATGCCGTCGAATACTGTGTCTTCCCGGGTGCGGTGAACCGCGATGCCAAGCAGAAGGTACTGGAAAAGATTGCCCGCTCGGAAGCGAAGCACTTCCTGGTGTTGTTCCGCGATGCGGGATGCCAGTTTCGGGCCCTGTACGGCTACTGGCCGGAAAACGAGCAGATCATCAAGCTGTACGGTACCGGACCGAGCCAGGTCGATGATGTGATGTTCGACAAGTTCTTCAA ATACAACTCGGGTGCGAAATGTTTCACCCAAGTGCACACCAAACACCTCACCGTCACGATCGATGCGTTCACGATACACAACTCGCTGTGGCAGGGCAAGAAGGCCAATCTGCCGAGCAAAAAGGATATGGCGCTGGTGATTTGA